Below is a window of Puntigrus tetrazona isolate hp1 unplaced genomic scaffold, ASM1883169v1 S000001130, whole genome shotgun sequence DNA.
aaaaaaaaaaaaaatccatctcgTTTCAGAACAAATGACGTTAAGCTGTGTTACGTAGCATAGGTTTTGTGCACTGTGACTCATGCAGTCACTACGCCGCTTTTCATAACTGAAAGTTGCTCAACTCTAAAGCCAACGAATGTTTCTAAATGCGTTGACAGCTTTGCATGTTGCGCAAAATAGAACGGGATGGGAAAAGACGACAAAGGGGGAAAATATGGAAAGCACGATAACCAAATGGTAAACAACAGTATTTTAGAACGACAGTGAGTCTTAGAAGTTCAAGAAATTAAAGAACTATGCAAAATGCATGTTGGCAGCTCTGTAAATTTCTTTagaggtgaagtgtgtaattttttctatttaaaatagcaatgcCACATCCTTGGCGTGGGGCTAGCAGACAAATGGCAGGCGGAGGCAAGTTCAGGAAACCTTGTTAAAAAATAGCCATTATAATTTGTTGCAACTGACGTtcgagtttgattgacaggcgatctgaccaatcataaaaGCCACTCCGCCATCTTGCCCAACAAACAAATCGGTCAGGAGAGTAGATTAACTGAACTTGAAATGGATTGATCTCTATCGTTTCTAATAAAATACGTCCTGATGTTCACTCgtgttttaagtaaatatacaGACAACATGCTGTCTTGTGTGTCGGTGTGTTGTCCGTGACCTCTTTGCTCCGCGATGTATCTTTTACTGCGTGAGAACATGATGAGTGACACGAGAGCAGCAAGGCTTGCTAGACATAGCACCAGTAACTAAGGAGGGCGGGTTTTTGCAAAGGGTCAATTCCGTGGAACTAATAGCACAGAAAAGACCAAAACATTCagtataagaaaatatataatttctcaCCTGGCCATAGGGAGCGCCCTCTTCATCGCATTCCCTAAGTTCAATAGCTTCGTCTTCATCGTCTTCCTCCTCCAAATCACTTTCTGTGCTTTCTCCCTTCAACGGAACCAGACGTTCCGAAGGGGGTGTGGTTTCGCCGGAGCTCTCTTTCTGTAGCCCCTCCCTTATGTGATCAAGCCCCTCCCCCCGCTCATCCTGCATCTCTGCGGTTTCTGTAAGCTCCTCCTCTGTCTCCTCTGGGTGCGTGGGAGGCTGCCTTGGAAGTTCAGCCCCTTTGGAAAGGATCTGAAAAGAGGTGGAGCTTGTTAGCATTTGCTTGCTAAATAGCTCGAACGACATCAAATATCTGATCCATATACCTTATTTAGCTGGTAGTGTTTCTGTTTCTCGAGGAAGTGCTGGTGCTGCTGTTGCATTACGAGGTGCTGCAGGGCCTGTGGTGTTTGCGGCAGCGGCGCTGATTGGGTACGGCTCAGCGGCCTGTGCCTAGGCAACTTGTTCACTGTACGCATGTTGTTGGACACCCGCTCACCCGTTACCAGCGGAGATTGTCCGTACATGGGAACTGCGAGATAAAGATCAAGATAAAGAGTTTAAGCTGTTATACCTACACATCAACCTGTGTATTGTAGTACAGAGACTTTTGGCATTCCTTGTTAGCACACTACAGACCTGAcctgtatcattttaaatgtactcaGCGGAATTACTTGAATGTAGATTGTTCTAGCGATGCAAGTTTAATtttgcacatgtttttttttttctcatgatgGACATTAcataaatagttttagttttcaaCTTGTGGTGGAGCAACACTTTAAAGAGAATTTTGCAGATCAAATTAAAATCAGTccaattgttaaaatattaaaatactaccTAAATATTTCATCTGGCTTAAATTGATTTAAGAGTACTAAGAAATGTCAAAGCAACACGAGAGTGCATTTGTATGTGCATTACGGGTGGGtgaaatgaccaaaaaaaaaaaaaaatcacaatttcagtcattttattttatatatattcaatatagttacttttgctttaaataagttCTTTATAATatcaaattttttaatttaacaaatataaaatatacccGACAAACAAAAAGCTACACTCAAGCTCACTGAAGACAAGTAAACATCTggtaattaaataacaataaaaaactattacaacCAATAGGAAAACATATGCaatagaacaaataaataagacactttacatcaaatgtataaaaacggAACATTCCCcactgtgtaaattaaatatatatatttcttattaaagttacaaaagtgatttagtCACGATCAGAgagattttctctcttttgctgtTTAATTTAACATGAATGATGCAAAcattagactgctgtcactttaagagctgtcTGGATAGAATATACTAttacatgttttctttctcagttgTTCGCTTCCGCTTAAAACCTAAATTACTCTGCTTGCATGGATACACAGGCATTTTAACACATATAAGTGTATTCAAGGTCTGTAAAGAGACAAAAATGACTCCATTTAATACTCTTTAATAATCTATGAGCACCATCTTCATGTGCGTGCCTCTTTGACAGTGCTCAGAAAGTCTCTCAGTGCACGCATATGGAAAATGAGTTCTCTTTCGCTGCTGACTGCATTTCAACAGCTTAAAGtcacttgtttttaaacagcaatgCTAAAAACGGatgtaaacaatacatttttgtgaccGCATAGCACAACAACATCACATGAATGTGTAACAGTGATAGAGAAACTAGTTGAAAATCTTTACCAGTTGACACATTTGTACCAGTTAATCGTGTCTACTGGTATATCGCCCCGGCCCTTATCTTCCTTCTTTAAGGCACTGACGACTAAACATTTACATccaacacatttacatttatgcctTTCCACCTTATTACTGTGTATTCAGGGTAACCTGACCGTATAGTATAAATTTAAGTGTACCTGCGAGAAGTGCGCTCTGTTGTCGAGCCTGCTCCAGCAGCAGGACGTGCTGGAGCAGCGAGGAATGGCTACTGTGGCTATTAGAAGCGGAAGGGGGCTCAGGGTCATGGGGTGCAACGGTAGGAAGGCCAGTCGGCAGAGACGATGTGCTGATGAACTTCCCTGTCAGTGGCCCACCTTGCCGCAAACTCTGGATTGTCTGCCGCTCTGCCTCCTGCTGGGCACTGAGTTTCTGAGGAGCCTAAAGTAGAGGAAAAGAGAATGAGAATCTGTCCTGCAGACTTGGGAACGCTAAGCTGCTTAAAGCTGGAACCAAGGTTCCAAAGCCTACAAGGCTGTTTTTGCTTGGTCCAAAACAGAACCAGTTTAATTCCATCCCCTTCTAATGCCGCGCTGCTCTGCTTTCACATTATGCTTTCGGGTCACCACTGCGAGAGCTTGTTTTAAACCAGAGGTGTCCGATCCAGTTCTTTGGAGGGCCAATGTCCTGCAGAGCGTAATATTCAAATTTCAAGTAACTCCGAAGATaatgattagctggttcaggtgcgATTAATTAGGACTGAAGGTTAAcactgcaggacagtggcctTTTCAGAGAAGGACTGTACTACTATAATTGTGACCAGGAGTGTGCAAAGATGCAAATTAGGCATAATCAAAAGCGGTTCGCTTCTGCAATTTTGGACAAGAAGCATTCAAACCAACTGTTTCTGAGAATGGACTAGGGTTTAGATCAATGGTGTGCATCTTCTGAAAAACACTTTCGCATCAATCAAACTCTTGAGTCCAGACCAAAAGCTCTAGTGTAAAAGCATCCTAATGATCTAGCAGGCCCACTAGGGTTCAGCCTACACCACTCGCTAACTCTGAATCACCATCACGAAGCCACCAGGCTTTAGCTGAGGACACTCACCGTGATGTGCGCGTTGGCAGGCAGTCCAAGTGAGATGTTGGGCAGAGATGGAGAGGTGTAGAGGCTAAGGGGACTCGGTGTCCCATCTCCAGTCAAAGACTGATGCAGAGAACGCAACTGCTGCcgaaacagaaaaagagagaaagacatgagTCCCAGAGGACAAACAGCAGACCTATATTTCAGGATGTACACTTCAAACAGCACAAAGAATCCGTTTTATCTCAGGAAGGCATCCCAGACAAGGAGTTTCGGCTCGACTTGATCACTTGAAAGCATGCTTCTTTGGAAATCCTTACTAAGTTGTGACGAGCAAAGCAGCATGTGGGAATGGATTGCCTGTATCTGGGTCTGGATGAGCGCCACTTGAAGCAGACAACACTTCCAGTTGCCACGTTAAAGAAATGAGCTAAGCAGTCATAaggataattaaaatgtttgctttttcgAATGTCTAAAGACTGAAAAAATGTCCCAAAAGAAAGCTATGTGAGAAATAC
It encodes the following:
- the LOC122341131 gene encoding histone deacetylase 5-like, with translation LNLFLSLFCSASEPNLKVRSRLKQKVAERRSSPLLRRKDGTVISTFKKRAIEISVSSMCSSAPGSGPSSPNSSNCAIAENGSSGSVPNIHAEQLRSLHQSLTGDGTPSPLSLYTSPSLPNISLGLPANAHITAPQKLSAQQEAERQTIQSLRQGGPLTGKFISTSSLPTGLPTVAPHDPEPPSASNSHSSHSSLLQHVLLLEQARQQSALLAVPMYGQSPLVTGERVSNNMRTVNKLPRHRPLSRTQSAPLPQTPQALQHLVMQQQHQHFLEKQKHYQLNKILSKGAELPRQPPTHPEETEEELTETAEMQDERGEGLDHIREGLQKESSGETTPPSERLVPLKGESTESDLEEEDDEDEAIELRECDEEGAPYGQ